One genomic region from Anabaena sp. PCC 7108 encodes:
- a CDS encoding Uma2 family endonuclease, translating into MTQIYEGVRWTSSDLELLPDNGNRYEIINGELFVTRAPHWKHQKACTRIANVLDSWSLSTGLGEAVTAPGIIFTDADNVIPDVVWASNERLATLLDDDGHLTGAPELVIEVLSAGVENERRDKEVKLKLYASRGVQEYWIMNWRLQQIEVYRRERAILVLVETLFANDELISPLLPGFSCVVDSLFK; encoded by the coding sequence ATGACCCAGATATATGAGGGAGTACGCTGGACAAGTTCAGACCTTGAACTCTTGCCAGATAACGGCAACCGTTATGAGATAATTAATGGAGAATTATTTGTGACAAGAGCGCCACATTGGAAACATCAAAAAGCTTGTACCAGAATTGCTAACGTACTCGATAGTTGGTCATTATCGACAGGTTTAGGAGAAGCTGTAACTGCTCCCGGTATTATTTTTACTGATGCTGATAACGTCATTCCTGATGTAGTTTGGGCAAGTAATGAAAGGTTAGCAACTTTATTAGATGATGATGGACATTTAACAGGTGCGCCAGAATTAGTAATTGAAGTGCTTTCTGCTGGTGTGGAAAATGAACGCCGAGATAAAGAAGTGAAATTAAAGCTTTATGCTTCTAGAGGTGTGCAGGAATATTGGATAATGAATTGGCGGTTACAACAAATAGAAGTTTATCGAAGAGAAAGGGCAATTTTAGTATTAGTAGAAACTCTGTTTGCTAATGATGAGTTAATATCGCCTTTACTGCCTGGATTTAGTTGTGTTGTGGATAGTTTATTTAAGTAG
- a CDS encoding XisI protein translates to MDKLNYYRQCLREFLTQYAKYGSEDQNMETQLIFDTENDHYLLLRTGWDKKRRIHSCIFHFDIKDGKIWLQENNTDIDVGEELEEMGISKQEIVIGFHYPALRQHSQYAVS, encoded by the coding sequence ATGGATAAACTAAATTACTATCGCCAATGTTTGCGAGAATTTCTCACGCAATACGCAAAATATGGCTCAGAAGATCAAAATATGGAAACCCAATTGATCTTTGATACAGAAAATGATCATTACCTTTTATTGCGAACTGGTTGGGATAAAAAACGCCGAATTCATTCCTGTATATTTCATTTTGATATCAAAGATGGAAAAATTTGGCTTCAGGAAAATAATACAGATATTGATGTTGGCGAAGAACTAGAAGAAATGGGAATTTCTAAACAAGAAATTGTCATAGGTTTTCATTATCCTGCACTGAGACAACATTCTCAATATGCTGTTTCTTAA
- a CDS encoding pentapeptide repeat-containing protein codes for MTTPTVRTNINQSSQSKKPEKANSLPLVTRRCAAWAVEMTLVVASGLVPFGMGVYANSRSDINRVPLNPVLVVTERAIARPLALPVSYGIRNVAWPTNFLWTVALLAPITLSWWQLYLLGKTGSTIPKRRFGVKVVNEEGNAPGLGAVVVREGLGRWSVPVSIAYLLWRYSFAFPNLGLFTFLAVLMVLGQAMGWPSQKRRRAFHDQLAGTYTIDAITGNKRVKTTVSPSNEESPSENEDGVNTSSQQPISTEVKLGSPNLTLLLVGVASMIAVLSTLVGTQIYVQNQESLRKTQQINSEKFLELVKQLNPNAGITNEERQRAILVLGGINDTQSIKFLVDLLVKETDPNILDTIQQALANIGPQALPELKRMNQFLSGELESAGNSPNQELRQKQLSLNQQAINKILTVYSGKINDIDLSSTQLGTNSSEATSLFNLVLNNTDLSGVIFKAANLNRASLKGSRFRSVGEDGRWDTYDDVIADLSKTQLKQANLSDANLSRVLLNRSDLSRAILNKANLSNARLVGANLSSAQLIGSDLQKAVLENASLTGADISDAKLMEANLYAAHLGRVSAIGTQLSSANLTNTDWQGSDLSEAYLDNANLSNTNFSTARLSGAVLRSANLENANLRNADLSRADLRGANLNGADFQGTTLFPAKQDPADQFVQTSDLGSQAAIVQGVDFTEAKNLDPKQLAFICTKGGIHPRCP; via the coding sequence ATGACGACCCCAACTGTCAGGACAAATATTAATCAATCTAGCCAGTCCAAAAAACCAGAAAAAGCTAATTCCCTACCCCTAGTAACAAGGCGTTGTGCAGCTTGGGCAGTGGAAATGACACTAGTAGTTGCCAGTGGCTTGGTTCCCTTTGGCATGGGTGTTTATGCCAATTCTCGCAGCGATATCAATCGAGTGCCGCTGAATCCAGTGTTGGTAGTCACAGAAAGAGCGATCGCCCGCCCTTTAGCTTTACCCGTCAGTTACGGTATTAGAAATGTGGCCTGGCCGACTAATTTCCTCTGGACAGTCGCCCTATTAGCACCAATTACCCTCTCCTGGTGGCAATTGTATTTACTGGGTAAAACCGGCAGCACCATCCCCAAACGGAGGTTTGGTGTCAAGGTAGTTAATGAAGAAGGTAACGCCCCCGGTTTGGGCGCTGTAGTCGTGCGGGAAGGACTAGGACGCTGGTCTGTGCCAGTTTCCATCGCCTATTTGCTTTGGCGCTACAGCTTTGCCTTTCCTAACTTAGGTCTGTTCACATTTTTAGCTGTGTTAATGGTGCTAGGACAAGCCATGGGCTGGCCTTCCCAAAAGCGCCGTCGTGCCTTCCATGATCAGTTAGCAGGTACTTACACCATTGATGCCATAACTGGCAACAAGCGGGTTAAAACCACGGTTAGTCCTAGCAATGAGGAGTCACCATCAGAAAATGAGGATGGGGTAAATACATCTAGTCAGCAACCTATCTCCACAGAGGTGAAGCTGGGTAGCCCCAATCTAACCCTGTTGTTGGTGGGTGTAGCCAGCATGATTGCGGTTTTATCAACTTTAGTTGGGACACAAATCTACGTCCAAAACCAAGAAAGCCTGCGAAAAACCCAGCAAATTAACAGCGAAAAGTTTCTCGAACTAGTAAAACAACTCAATCCTAATGCTGGTATCACCAATGAGGAACGCCAAAGGGCAATTCTGGTTTTGGGTGGTATCAACGACACACAGTCCATCAAATTTCTCGTAGATTTGCTGGTTAAGGAAACTGATCCCAACATATTAGATACAATCCAACAGGCTTTAGCAAATATTGGACCCCAAGCTCTGCCAGAATTAAAACGCATGAATCAGTTTCTCTCAGGGGAACTGGAATCAGCAGGTAACAGCCCAAACCAAGAGCTTAGACAAAAGCAATTAAGTCTTAACCAACAGGCTATCAATAAAATTTTGACTGTCTATAGCGGCAAAATTAATGACATCGATTTGAGCAGCACCCAACTGGGGACGAACAGCTCTGAAGCAACTTCTTTATTTAACTTGGTACTAAACAACACTGATTTATCTGGAGTGATTTTTAAAGCTGCCAATCTGAATCGGGCTAGTTTGAAAGGTAGTCGCTTCCGTAGTGTGGGTGAAGATGGACGTTGGGATACTTATGATGATGTCATCGCTGATTTGAGTAAAACTCAGTTGAAGCAAGCCAACCTTTCTGATGCTAACCTCAGTCGAGTATTGCTGAATCGCAGCGATTTAAGCCGCGCTATCCTCAACAAAGCGAACTTATCCAACGCCCGTTTAGTAGGTGCAAATCTCAGCAGCGCCCAGCTAATAGGCAGCGATTTACAGAAAGCAGTCTTGGAAAATGCCAGTCTCACTGGGGCAGATATCAGTGATGCTAAATTAATGGAAGCCAATTTATATGCTGCTCATTTAGGTCGTGTTTCTGCGATCGGCACACAGTTATCATCTGCCAATTTAACTAACACTGATTGGCAAGGTTCAGACTTATCTGAAGCTTATTTAGATAATGCTAATCTGAGCAATACTAACTTCAGTACGGCTCGTCTTTCTGGTGCTGTTTTGCGCTCTGCTAATTTGGAAAATGCTAACTTGCGAAATGCCGATTTAAGTCGTGCAGATTTACGGGGCGCAAATTTGAACGGAGCAGATTTTCAAGGTACTACACTCTTCCCTGCCAAACAAGACCCCGCAGATCAGTTTGTCCAAACTTCTGATCTCGGTTCACAAGCTGCTATAGTCCAGGGTGTGGATTTTACTGAAGCTAAAAATCTAGATCCCAAGCAACTGGCTTTCATTTGTACTAAAGGTGGCATTCATCCCCGTTGTCCTTAA
- a CDS encoding element excision factor XisH family protein, translating into MLYLAVPDSTYQSLFGEVLIQKVLQNYPVKLVVYDEVTEVIRLWIN; encoded by the coding sequence ATATTATATCTAGCAGTTCCCGATTCAACATATCAGTCATTATTTGGAGAAGTTCTCATCCAAAAAGTCCTACAAAACTATCCTGTTAAACTAGTTGTTTATGATGAAGTAACAGAGGTAATAAGATTATGGATAAACTAA
- a CDS encoding sodium-dependent bicarbonate transport family permease has translation MDVSLIVSNILNPPVLAFFMGMLAVFLKSDLEIPAPIPKLFSLYLLFAIGFKGGVELVKSGISQEVIFTMLAAVLMACVVPIYTFFILKVKLDSYNAAAIAATYGSISAVTFITASSFLTQLGISFDGYMVAALALMESPAIVVGLILVKLFTADESDREFNWSEVLQEAFLNSSVFLLVGSLIMGLLTGEHGWTTLKPFTQDMFYGVLTFFLLDMGLLAAKRIKDLQKTGVFLILFAILIPIVNAGVGLIIAKLIGMPQGDALLFSVLCASASYIAVPAAMRLTVPEANPSLYVSTALAVTFPFNIIIGIPFYLYAINIFWS, from the coding sequence ATGGATGTCAGCTTGATTGTGTCCAACATCTTGAATCCACCTGTATTGGCTTTTTTTATGGGGATGTTGGCGGTTTTCCTGAAGTCAGATTTGGAAATTCCTGCACCTATTCCCAAGCTGTTTTCCCTTTATCTGCTATTTGCTATTGGGTTTAAGGGTGGTGTGGAACTGGTAAAAAGTGGTATCAGTCAGGAGGTGATTTTCACCATGCTGGCGGCGGTTTTAATGGCTTGTGTGGTTCCGATTTATACTTTTTTTATTCTCAAGGTCAAACTGGACTCTTACAACGCTGCGGCGATCGCTGCTACTTATGGTTCAATTAGTGCTGTCACCTTTATCACGGCTAGTTCTTTTCTCACTCAACTGGGTATTAGCTTTGATGGCTATATGGTAGCAGCCCTGGCTTTGATGGAATCTCCAGCGATTGTTGTTGGTTTGATCTTAGTAAAATTATTTACTGCTGATGAAAGTGATAGAGAGTTTAATTGGTCGGAAGTATTACAAGAAGCATTCCTAAATAGTTCCGTATTTCTCCTAGTTGGTAGCCTGATTATGGGTTTACTTACAGGTGAACATGGTTGGACGACTTTAAAACCGTTTACACAGGATATGTTTTACGGAGTCCTCACTTTCTTCTTGTTAGATATGGGACTTCTGGCGGCAAAAAGAATCAAAGATTTACAAAAAACCGGCGTTTTCTTAATCTTATTTGCCATACTAATACCCATAGTCAATGCTGGAGTTGGTTTAATTATTGCTAAACTAATCGGTATGCCCCAAGGAGATGCTCTGTTATTTTCCGTGTTGTGCGCTAGTGCTTCTTACATTGCAGTTCCAGCAGCTATGCGATTAACAGTTCCTGAAGCTAATCCTAGTTTATACGTTTCTACTGCTTTAGCTGTGACATTTCCTTTTAACATCATCATTGGCATACCCTTTTATTTATACGCAATTAATATATTTTGGAGTTGA
- a CDS encoding glycosyltransferase: MVINQVADKVTSSGKFNERANHVFVFLEIFALEGGIQSYVKDIFRAYQGLNQSCQAEVFLLRDSPDCVNPFASENLKFHYFKGNSPKIGRIKLALALFRYLIQNRPQQVFCGHIKLARLIQILCQPLGIPYTVLTYGKEVWTPLKNQERRALASASTIWTISRYSRDRACAANGINPLQVKMLPCAIDGDKFTPGFKAPELVEKYGLNNAKVLMTVARLWSGDIYKGVDVTIRALPQIIQVFPEVKYLVIGRGDDQPRLAQLAQDLGVSDRVIFAGFVATEALMLHYRLADAYVMPSQEGFGIVYLEAMACGVPVLSGDDDGSSDPLQDGKLGWRVPYRHSDAVAAACIEILQGHEQRCDGKWLREQAIAVFGIQAFQQRLQQMLLSSSLLTND, encoded by the coding sequence ATGGTAATTAATCAAGTGGCAGATAAAGTAACTTCAAGTGGAAAATTTAACGAGAGAGCCAATCATGTATTTGTGTTCTTAGAAATTTTTGCCCTTGAAGGTGGAATTCAATCCTATGTTAAGGATATTTTTCGTGCTTATCAGGGATTAAATCAAAGTTGTCAAGCGGAAGTTTTCTTATTGCGGGATAGTCCTGATTGTGTTAATCCTTTTGCATCAGAAAATTTAAAATTTCATTATTTTAAAGGTAATTCCCCCAAAATAGGGAGAATTAAATTGGCTTTGGCATTATTTCGATATCTCATTCAAAACAGACCACAACAGGTTTTCTGTGGTCATATTAAGTTAGCGAGACTTATCCAAATTTTATGTCAGCCCTTGGGTATTCCTTATACTGTATTAACTTATGGGAAGGAAGTCTGGACACCGCTAAAAAATCAAGAAAGACGGGCGTTGGCTTCAGCTTCGACGATTTGGACAATTAGTCGCTATAGTCGAGATCGTGCTTGTGCTGCTAATGGGATAAATCCTCTTCAGGTAAAGATGTTACCTTGTGCTATTGATGGGGATAAATTTACTCCTGGCTTCAAAGCACCAGAATTAGTTGAGAAGTATGGCTTAAATAATGCCAAGGTATTAATGACTGTAGCGCGTTTATGGTCTGGGGATATTTACAAAGGTGTAGATGTCACAATTAGAGCATTACCGCAAATTATCCAGGTATTTCCAGAGGTAAAATATTTGGTAATTGGTCGTGGTGATGACCAACCACGATTAGCTCAGTTAGCACAAGATTTAGGTGTGAGCGATCGCGTGATCTTTGCCGGTTTTGTAGCTACAGAAGCATTAATGTTACACTACCGTCTAGCGGATGCCTATGTTATGCCCTCTCAAGAAGGCTTTGGCATAGTTTATCTAGAAGCAATGGCTTGTGGTGTCCCAGTTTTATCTGGTGACGATGATGGTTCATCTGATCCCTTACAAGATGGTAAACTAGGATGGAGAGTACCATACCGACATTCTGATGCAGTAGCAGCAGCTTGTATTGAAATTCTTCAAGGTCATGAACAGCGTTGTGATGGAAAATGGTTACGAGAGCAAGCGATCGCTGTTTTTGGTATACAAGCTTTTCAACAACGTTTACAACAAATGCTGCTCTCCTCCTCTTTGCTGACCAATGACTAA
- a CDS encoding cobalt-precorrin-6A reductase — MLRVLILGGTGDAAELAAKVANIPGIEAISSLAGRTREPSTPVGNFRIGGFGGVEGLAIYLHQMQIDVLIDATHPFANQISFHAANAAREVGIPRLMMIRPAWEQEEGDIWIEVENIINAAAALENEAQRVFLTIGRQEISAFSHLQEIWFLMRMIDPPNADVVIPPGLVLCDCGPFSLADEREILSHYQIDTIVSKNSGGNATYPKIIAAREMGIKVVMVKRPLVPAGEQVADVESAVKWLLDKLGNNAAKCREI, encoded by the coding sequence ATGCTGCGTGTGTTAATTCTCGGTGGAACGGGTGATGCAGCTGAATTAGCCGCAAAGGTGGCGAATATTCCTGGAATTGAAGCAATATCATCTTTAGCCGGTCGTACCCGCGAACCTTCTACCCCTGTTGGTAATTTCCGTATTGGTGGTTTTGGTGGTGTGGAAGGATTGGCTATTTATTTGCATCAAATGCAAATTGATGTGTTAATTGATGCTACTCACCCTTTTGCAAATCAGATTTCTTTTCATGCAGCAAATGCAGCAAGGGAAGTAGGTATTCCCCGTTTAATGATGATTCGTCCGGCTTGGGAACAAGAGGAGGGCGATATCTGGATTGAAGTAGAAAATATTATCAATGCGGCCGCAGCGTTGGAAAATGAAGCACAAAGGGTATTTTTAACTATTGGGAGACAAGAAATCTCTGCTTTTTCCCATTTGCAGGAAATTTGGTTTTTGATGCGAATGATTGATCCACCAAATGCTGATGTTGTTATTCCTCCTGGTTTAGTTTTGTGTGATTGCGGACCCTTTTCTTTAGCAGATGAAAGGGAAATTTTAAGTCACTATCAAATAGATACTATTGTTAGCAAAAATAGCGGTGGTAATGCCACTTATCCTAAAATTATTGCTGCGCGAGAAATGGGAATAAAAGTGGTGATGGTGAAACGTCCATTAGTACCAGCAGGAGAACAAGTTGCAGATGTGGAAAGTGCTGTGAAGTGGTTGTTAGATAAGTTAGGAAATAATGCAGCTAAATGCAGAGAAATTTAG
- a CDS encoding pentapeptide repeat-containing protein — MSELERYYRVLELEPGATLEEVNQAYKDLVFVWHPDRLPKDNHRLQKKAQDKLKAFNEARDQLRSSKDKPETAHTHRTTPQKKPPTTNYQPPNQNPDLSGKDFSRANLSNKDLSGRNLSYANLSGSNLSDTFMHKVNLRGADLSEANLFRANLLLADLREANLRSANLIGADLSGADLRGADLRGARIRSGERLLVKLIGANLAGAIMPDGVIHS; from the coding sequence ATGAGCGAACTGGAGCGGTATTACAGAGTCTTAGAATTAGAGCCTGGAGCAACACTAGAAGAAGTAAACCAGGCTTATAAAGATTTAGTGTTTGTTTGGCATCCTGATCGCCTTCCTAAAGACAACCACCGCTTACAAAAAAAAGCTCAAGACAAGCTCAAAGCCTTTAATGAAGCTCGTGACCAATTGCGTTCTTCAAAAGATAAGCCTGAAACTGCACATACTCATAGAACAACTCCGCAAAAAAAACCACCAACTACAAATTATCAACCACCAAATCAAAACCCAGACTTGAGTGGAAAAGATTTTAGTCGAGCCAACTTGAGTAACAAAGACTTATCTGGTAGAAACCTAAGTTATGCCAATTTGAGCGGTTCTAATCTCAGTGATACTTTTATGCACAAAGTTAATCTTAGAGGAGCGGACTTATCGGAAGCAAATTTGTTTAGAGCTAACCTACTATTAGCAGACTTAAGAGAAGCCAATTTACGCTCGGCTAATCTGATTGGTGCGGATCTCAGTGGTGCAGACTTGCGTGGTGCAGATTTGCGTGGTGCTAGAATTCGTTCAGGTGAAAGGCTATTGGTGAAACTGATTGGTGCTAACTTAGCTGGAGCTATTATGCCTGATGGGGTAATTCATAGTTGA
- a CDS encoding Uma2 family endonuclease, which yields MVQAILKTLTLDEFLQLPETKPASEYIDGQIIQKPMLQGKHSIVQGELVAAINVIVKPQKIARAFPELRCTFGGRSIVPDIAVFVWGRIPRDENGEVSNTFAISPDWTIEIVSPDQNQTKVTKNILHCLKYGTQMGWLIDPSERTIFVYHANQQVEVFDELDMLIPVPSFASDLQLTVGELFGWLLE from the coding sequence ATGGTACAAGCAATATTAAAAACTCTCACATTAGATGAGTTTCTGCAACTACCAGAAACAAAACCTGCTAGTGAGTATATTGATGGTCAAATTATTCAAAAACCGATGCTACAGGGAAAGCATAGTATAGTTCAAGGTGAACTTGTAGCTGCGATTAATGTTATTGTTAAACCTCAAAAAATTGCTCGTGCATTTCCTGAATTGCGTTGTACCTTTGGTGGACGTTCAATAGTACCTGATATTGCAGTTTTTGTGTGGGGTAGAATTCCTCGTGATGAAAATGGAGAAGTTTCTAACACATTTGCAATTTCTCCAGATTGGACAATTGAAATTGTATCACCTGATCAAAATCAGACAAAGGTAACTAAAAATATTTTGCATTGTTTAAAATATGGTACTCAAATGGGTTGGTTGATTGATCCAAGTGAACGGACTATTTTTGTTTATCATGCAAATCAACAAGTTGAGGTTTTTGATGAATTAGATATGTTAATTCCTGTACCATCTTTTGCTAGTGATTTACAATTGACAGTTGGTGAGTTGTTTGGTTGGTTGTTGGAGTGA
- a CDS encoding iron-containing alcohol dehydrogenase — translation MENFVFYNPVKILFGKGQIANVAAEIPADAKILITYGGGSIKANGVYDQVKSALAGRNVFEFGGIEPNPHFETLMKAVELIRKEGIDFLLAVGGGSVSDGTKFIAAAVPFVGDPWDILAKGAAVTAALPMGVVLTLPATGSEMNPTSVITKSETQQKLYFASPLVFPKFSVLDPETTFSLPPRQISNGIVDAFTHVMEQYLTYPVNAPLQDRMAESILKTLISEGPKTLANPTDYDARANLVWSATMALNGLIAVGVPQDWTTHMIGHELTALHGLDHAQTLAIVLPNTLTIKRDCKWQKLLQYADRVWDIVGGSEAERVDAAITKTRDFFESVGVRTRLSDYGVGVETIPAVIKNLEKHGMIALGENKDVNLQAVEKILALCA, via the coding sequence ATGGAAAACTTCGTTTTTTACAATCCTGTTAAAATCCTATTTGGTAAAGGTCAAATCGCCAACGTTGCAGCGGAAATACCCGCAGATGCGAAAATTCTCATTACCTATGGTGGTGGTAGCATTAAAGCCAATGGTGTTTATGATCAAGTAAAATCAGCCTTAGCTGGAAGGAATGTATTTGAGTTTGGTGGGATTGAACCTAACCCCCACTTTGAAACTTTGATGAAAGCAGTGGAATTAATCCGCAAAGAAGGGATTGATTTTCTCTTGGCTGTGGGTGGTGGTTCTGTCTCTGACGGAACTAAATTTATAGCTGCTGCGGTTCCTTTTGTGGGTGATCCTTGGGATATTTTAGCCAAGGGTGCAGCGGTAACTGCGGCTTTACCAATGGGTGTGGTTTTGACTTTACCCGCGACTGGTTCGGAAATGAATCCAACTTCGGTGATTACCAAGTCGGAAACTCAACAAAAGCTATATTTCGCTAGTCCCTTGGTGTTTCCTAAGTTTTCAGTTCTTGACCCAGAAACAACTTTTTCCCTCCCTCCCAGACAAATTAGTAATGGGATAGTTGATGCTTTTACTCATGTGATGGAACAGTATTTAACCTATCCTGTCAATGCACCATTACAAGATCGGATGGCTGAATCAATTTTAAAAACTTTGATTTCAGAAGGTCCAAAAACTTTAGCAAATCCTACAGATTATGATGCACGAGCGAATTTAGTTTGGTCAGCAACAATGGCGTTAAATGGGTTAATTGCTGTTGGTGTTCCCCAAGATTGGACTACTCACATGATCGGTCATGAATTGACAGCTTTGCATGGTTTAGATCATGCTCAAACTTTGGCAATTGTATTACCAAATACATTGACAATTAAACGCGATTGCAAATGGCAAAAACTTCTCCAATATGCAGATAGAGTTTGGGATATTGTGGGTGGTTCTGAAGCAGAACGGGTAGACGCAGCAATTACTAAAACTCGTGATTTCTTTGAATCAGTTGGTGTCCGCACTCGGTTATCTGATTATGGTGTGGGGGTAGAAACTATTCCCGCAGTAATCAAAAATTTAGAAAAGCATGGGATGATAGCTTTGGGGGAAAATAAAGATGTTAATCTGCAAGCTGTTGAGAAGATTTTAGCTCTTTGTGCTTAG
- a CDS encoding alpha/beta fold hydrolase — MQPSTVANTSSAIPPSSEFYSWQTHHCAYEVHQPINSTPVGIPVLLIHPIGVGLSRKFWQRFIREWYQTNHHNSIYNLDLLGCGESDMPRKAYTPIDWAKQLQHFLQTVVKKPVILIAQGALSPVAIELVKLEPNLIAGIIFSGPTAWSVTTKNAPKWQQKLLWSIFDSPIGNAFFRYARTRKFLASFSTEKLFASADTVDEEWLNTLSADAQNMGGRYAVFSFLARFWQRDYSGDIAAIVQPTLVVLGDIASAISKEGKAETPDERLADYLACLPQGQGIKIKGRNVLPYESTSEFVAAISPFVNELS; from the coding sequence ATGCAGCCATCAACCGTAGCTAATACATCTTCTGCAATACCGCCTAGTTCTGAATTTTATTCTTGGCAGACTCATCATTGTGCTTATGAAGTTCATCAACCGATAAATTCAACTCCAGTAGGTATTCCGGTGCTATTAATTCATCCCATTGGGGTAGGATTATCAAGGAAATTTTGGCAGAGATTTATCCGTGAATGGTATCAGACAAATCACCACAACTCTATTTACAATCTTGATTTATTGGGATGTGGTGAAAGTGATATGCCACGCAAAGCTTATACACCAATTGATTGGGCAAAACAGTTACAACATTTTTTACAAACAGTAGTCAAAAAACCTGTGATTTTAATAGCACAGGGTGCTTTATCTCCAGTAGCAATTGAATTAGTTAAACTGGAACCAAATTTAATTGCCGGAATTATATTTTCTGGTCCAACTGCTTGGAGTGTGACTACTAAAAATGCACCTAAATGGCAACAAAAACTACTATGGAGTATCTTTGATTCACCTATAGGTAATGCTTTTTTCCGCTATGCACGTACTCGTAAATTTTTAGCTTCTTTCTCAACTGAAAAACTGTTTGCATCTGCTGATACTGTGGATGAGGAATGGCTAAATACTCTATCAGCAGATGCTCAAAATATGGGTGGACGTTATGCTGTATTTTCCTTTTTAGCGAGATTTTGGCAACGGGATTATAGTGGTGATATTGCGGCTATTGTACAACCAACCTTAGTAGTTTTGGGAGATATAGCATCAGCTATTAGTAAGGAAGGAAAAGCAGAAACGCCAGATGAACGTTTAGCGGATTATCTAGCTTGTTTACCTCAAGGACAGGGGATAAAAATTAAGGGAAGAAATGTTTTACCCTATGAATCAACATCTGAATTTGTAGCGGCTATATCCCCATTTGTTAATGAACTTTCTTAG
- a CDS encoding SDR family oxidoreductase: MNIVIIGCGYVGYAVAQYWQRNNNFGITTTTTNPERVPGLQAVSQKVIITQGNDTESLKAALKNQDVVLLTVGAKSAISYEETYLQTAKTLVSVLRDCPNIRQLIYTGSYSIYGDRNGVWVDEETPPAPANLNAQILRKTEDVLLSAENENIRVCILRLGGIYGPGRELKKIFAQIAGTTRPGNGEDITNWIHLDDIVGAIEFARNHRLQGIYNLVDDAHLTSRELIDHVLTKHNLPNVMWDAASKSTRQYNTWVSNQKLKDAGYNLIHPQIIF; the protein is encoded by the coding sequence ATGAATATTGTAATAATTGGTTGTGGTTATGTTGGTTATGCAGTTGCTCAATATTGGCAACGAAATAATAATTTTGGGATTACTACAACCACAACTAATCCTGAGCGTGTCCCCGGATTACAAGCCGTATCTCAAAAAGTTATCATTACCCAAGGGAATGATACAGAAAGTCTAAAAGCAGCATTAAAAAATCAAGATGTTGTTCTATTAACTGTGGGAGCGAAAAGTGCAATTTCCTATGAAGAAACTTATCTGCAAACTGCTAAAACATTAGTTTCAGTATTAAGAGATTGTCCTAATATTCGCCAATTGATATATACAGGAAGTTATTCAATTTACGGTGATAGAAATGGTGTCTGGGTAGATGAAGAAACTCCACCAGCACCAGCTAACCTTAATGCTCAGATTCTTCGTAAAACTGAGGATGTTTTACTGTCAGCCGAGAATGAAAACATTCGCGTTTGTATTTTACGTTTGGGGGGAATTTATGGACCCGGTAGAGAATTAAAAAAAATATTTGCACAAATCGCAGGGACAACTCGTCCTGGTAATGGCGAAGATATCACAAATTGGATTCATCTCGATGATATTGTTGGTGCTATCGAATTTGCTCGCAATCACCGCTTACAAGGTATATATAATCTTGTTGATGATGCACATCTTACCAGTCGAGAATTAATTGATCATGTATTAACAAAACATAATCTACCTAATGTTATGTGGGATGCAGCGAGTAAAAGTACCCGTCAATATAATACCTGGGTATCAAATCAAAAGCTAAAAGATGCAGGTTACAATTTAATTCATCCCCAGATAATTTTTTAG